Proteins from a single region of Gemmatimonadota bacterium:
- a CDS encoding zinc-binding dehydrogenase, whose translation MKAAIYCGPHDIQVADVPEPEINANEILVRVKACGICGSDLHAYRIGLFEDSLGRPIEKGLIMGHEFSGEVVETGRDVQRFQVGDHISGGGLGGFAEYLPLEVNPDRPYRLPKSISFEEGAMMEPLATSIHAVGLAKPIEGETVVILGVGIIGLGCIQVIRATAGGRIIAVDTSPKRLAMARQLGADEIVNLTEVDPVEAVIELTGGERPVERFGARGGNADVVIDSAGAKASPNQGLTMLKQQNGRLVPVALFEDQPELDFNQVVRKQVTLQGSWSWTPDDYRRGIELVRSGKIDRKPLVSHAFPLDQAPEAFATQAKPGAAIKILLKP comes from the coding sequence ATGAAAGCAGCTATTTATTGCGGGCCGCATGATATCCAGGTGGCAGATGTGCCAGAGCCGGAAATCAATGCAAATGAGATTCTGGTGAGGGTGAAGGCGTGTGGGATCTGTGGATCGGATCTGCACGCTTATCGCATCGGGCTGTTTGAAGATTCTTTGGGACGTCCGATAGAGAAGGGCCTCATTATGGGGCACGAGTTTAGCGGTGAGGTTGTGGAAACGGGGCGAGATGTGCAGCGGTTTCAAGTGGGCGACCACATTTCTGGTGGGGGATTGGGTGGGTTTGCCGAATATCTTCCCCTGGAAGTCAATCCCGATCGTCCCTACAGGTTGCCCAAATCGATTAGCTTTGAAGAAGGCGCGATGATGGAGCCTCTCGCCACGTCGATACACGCAGTGGGTCTGGCAAAACCCATTGAAGGGGAAACCGTTGTTATTCTGGGCGTTGGGATTATTGGCCTGGGATGTATCCAGGTCATTCGGGCAACGGCGGGTGGGCGCATTATTGCGGTTGATACGTCGCCAAAACGGTTGGCTATGGCGCGCCAGTTGGGTGCAGATGAGATAGTGAATTTGACGGAAGTAGATCCCGTTGAAGCTGTTATTGAACTCACGGGCGGTGAGAGACCGGTGGAAAGATTCGGTGCGCGGGGAGGAAATGCCGATGTGGTGATCGATTCTGCTGGTGCGAAAGCCTCGCCCAATCAGGGTTTGACGATGCTAAAACAACAAAATGGTCGCCTCGTTCCCGTCGCATTATTCGAAGATCAACCCGAACTCGACTTTAACCAGGTGGTGCGCAAGCAAGTGACGCTTCAAGGGTCCTGGTCATGGACCCCCGATGATTACAGGCGGGGAATTGAACTCGTCAGGAGTGGGAAAATTGATCGGAAACCACTCGTTTCCCACGCTTTTCCTCTCGATCAAGCACCCGAAGCGTTTGCGACACAGGCAAAGCCAGGTGCCGCCATCAAAATTTTGTTAAAACCGTGA
- a CDS encoding phytanoyl-CoA dioxygenase family protein: MTPEEKFMFDLEGYLVVRNVLSKEEVDQCNEVADRIARDQFEIYRDDGLKLARNITLWDPCVQGLIDHPKIIPYLIGLLGPSIHFDQDYCIFLDKGGSKGPLHAGTMKSKTELFPFFYTYRDGIMRNGLTTLVYALTPVRKGDGGFCCIPGSHKSNFQLDIPEDVMYFRRPAHYVVQPELEPGDLIIFTEATVHGTMPWTANHERRSFLFKYNPGNTISWANYYNIDDYDHLTENQKRMMMPPGSHGPQKPPRLEVIAP; the protein is encoded by the coding sequence ATGACCCCCGAAGAAAAATTCATGTTTGACCTCGAAGGTTATCTCGTCGTCAGAAACGTGCTCTCCAAAGAGGAAGTTGATCAATGCAATGAAGTTGCAGACCGCATCGCGCGCGACCAGTTTGAAATCTATCGAGACGATGGGCTAAAACTCGCCCGGAATATCACGCTGTGGGATCCCTGCGTTCAGGGTCTCATAGATCATCCCAAAATTATCCCTTATTTGATCGGACTTTTGGGACCGAGTATCCACTTTGATCAGGATTATTGCATTTTTTTGGACAAAGGCGGTTCCAAAGGTCCGCTGCACGCCGGTACGATGAAATCGAAAACGGAATTATTCCCATTTTTTTACACGTATCGCGACGGCATCATGCGCAATGGTTTGACAACACTGGTCTATGCGCTCACGCCCGTGCGAAAGGGCGATGGCGGTTTTTGCTGTATTCCAGGCTCGCACAAGTCCAACTTCCAACTCGATATCCCCGAGGATGTTATGTATTTCAGGCGGCCCGCCCATTATGTCGTACAACCCGAATTGGAGCCGGGTGACCTGATCATTTTTACGGAGGCGACAGTGCACGGCACTATGCCCTGGACAGCCAATCACGAACGCAGATCATTTCTCTTTAAATACAACCCCGGGAATACGATTTCATGGGCGAATTATTACAATATAGATGACTACGATCACTTGACCGAGAACCAAAAACGCATGATGATGCCGCCGGGGAGCCATGGTCCACAGAAGCCTCCAAGGCTTGAAGTCATTGCGCCATGA